From the genome of Salvelinus fontinalis isolate EN_2023a chromosome 20, ASM2944872v1, whole genome shotgun sequence, one region includes:
- the LOC129817228 gene encoding alpha-1,6-mannosyl-glycoprotein 2-beta-N-acetylglucosaminyltransferase-like isoform X2 yields the protein MRFRIYKRKVVILTLVVVVCGLAFWTSGKQKKSSGVVVPKETDGARRSSSSQVQPQATPAVSRIPIVPPIAPVAPANDTQVENHPKKQLEKEKTVKPDVDNTTLVYRGIVFQLNFDQTVRHEERFRAVRKKDDLVVVVQVHNRPDYLRLLVESLRKARGVESILLIFSHDFWSPEINQVVASVDFCQVLQIFFPFSIQLYPQEFPGHDPRDCPRDIPKMDALKLGCINAEYPDSFGHYREAKFSQTKHHWWWKLHFVWDRVRALKDHRGLVLLIEEDHFLSPDFLHLLKLMSILKRENCPDCDILSLGSYGHISYASKSNKVEVKAWKSTEHNMGMALSRETYQKLLQCTDSFCTYDDYNWDWSLQHLTVTCLPSYWKVMVSEAPRVFHAGDCGMHHKKSVCMPSSQKSKIENILQSSSNQLFPKNLLITKRLPANGAGGVAPHVKNGGWGDIRDHELCKSYLRLQ from the exons ATGAGATTCCGAATCTACAAGAGGAAG GTGGTAATACTGacgctggtggtggtggtgtgtggctTAGCCTTCTGGACCAGTGGGAAGCAGAAGAAGAGCAGTGGAGTGGTGGTCCCCAAAGAGACTGATGGAGCGAGGAGAAGCAGCAGTAGTCAGGTGCAGCCACAGGCCACGCCTGCAGTCAGTCGGATACCCATCGTACCGCCAATCGCACCTGTAGCACCTGCCAACGATACCCAGGTGGAGAACCACCCCAAAAAACAACTGGAGAAGGAGAAAACGGTCAAACCGGATGTAGACAACACTACCCTCGTCTACCGTGGCATCGTGTTCCAGCTCAACTTTGACCAGACGGTGAGGCACGAGGAGAGGTTCAGAGCAGTGAGGAAGAAGGatgatctggtggtggtggtacaggtGCACAACAGACCTGACTACCTGAGGCTGCTGGTGGAGAGTCTGAGGAAGGCCCGGGGCGTGGAGAGCATCCTGCTCATCTTCAGCCATGACTTCTGGTCCCCCGAGATCAACCAAGTGGTGGCCTCGGTTGACTTCTGCCAGGTCCTCCAGATCTTCTTCCCCTTCAGCATCCAGCTGTACCCCCAGGAGTTCCCGGGCCACGACCCCAGGGACTGCCCCAGAGACATTCCCAAAATGGACGCCTTAAAGCTGGGTTGCATCAACGCAGAGTACCCCGACTCATTCGGCCACTACCGCGAGGCCAAGTTTTCCCAGACCAAGCACCACTGGTGGTGGAAGCTGCACTTTGTGTGGGACAGGGTCCGGGCGCTGAAGGACCACCGGGGCTTGGTGCTTCTTATCGAGGAGGACCACTTCCTCTCCCCGgacttcctccacctcctcaagCTGATGTCGATCCTGAAGAGGGAGAATTGCCCAGACTGTGACATCCTGTCTCTGGGGAGCTATGGCCACATCAGCTACGCTAGCAAATCCAACAAGGTGGAGGTGAAAGCCTGGAAGTCCACCGAGCACAACATGGGCATGGCTCTGAGCAGGGAGACCTACCAGAAGCTCCTCCAATGCACTGATTCCTTCTGCACCTACGACGACTACAACTGGGATTGGTCCTTGCAGCACCTGACCGTGACCTGTTTGCCCTCCTACTGGAAGGTCATGGTGAGCGAGGCGCCCCGTGTCTTCCACGCCGGGGACTGCGGAATGCACCACAAGAAGTCTGTGTGCATGCCATCCAGCCAAAAGTCCAAGATAGAGAACATCCTTCAGAGCAGCAGCAATCAGTTGTTCCCCAAGAACTTGCTGATCACTAAGAGACTGCCAGCTAACGGGGCAGGGGGGGTGGCGCCCCATGTGAAGAACGGGGGCTGGGGGGACATTAGGGACCATGAACTCTGCAAGAGCTACCTTCGATTACAGTGa
- the LOC129817228 gene encoding alpha-1,6-mannosyl-glycoprotein 2-beta-N-acetylglucosaminyltransferase-like isoform X1, producing the protein MRFRIYKRKVQYTTSPKSCVVILTLVVVVCGLAFWTSGKQKKSSGVVVPKETDGARRSSSSQVQPQATPAVSRIPIVPPIAPVAPANDTQVENHPKKQLEKEKTVKPDVDNTTLVYRGIVFQLNFDQTVRHEERFRAVRKKDDLVVVVQVHNRPDYLRLLVESLRKARGVESILLIFSHDFWSPEINQVVASVDFCQVLQIFFPFSIQLYPQEFPGHDPRDCPRDIPKMDALKLGCINAEYPDSFGHYREAKFSQTKHHWWWKLHFVWDRVRALKDHRGLVLLIEEDHFLSPDFLHLLKLMSILKRENCPDCDILSLGSYGHISYASKSNKVEVKAWKSTEHNMGMALSRETYQKLLQCTDSFCTYDDYNWDWSLQHLTVTCLPSYWKVMVSEAPRVFHAGDCGMHHKKSVCMPSSQKSKIENILQSSSNQLFPKNLLITKRLPANGAGGVAPHVKNGGWGDIRDHELCKSYLRLQ; encoded by the exons ATGAGATTCCGAATCTACAAGAGGAAGGTACAATACACAACGAGTCCCAAGTCATGT GTGGTAATACTGacgctggtggtggtggtgtgtggctTAGCCTTCTGGACCAGTGGGAAGCAGAAGAAGAGCAGTGGAGTGGTGGTCCCCAAAGAGACTGATGGAGCGAGGAGAAGCAGCAGTAGTCAGGTGCAGCCACAGGCCACGCCTGCAGTCAGTCGGATACCCATCGTACCGCCAATCGCACCTGTAGCACCTGCCAACGATACCCAGGTGGAGAACCACCCCAAAAAACAACTGGAGAAGGAGAAAACGGTCAAACCGGATGTAGACAACACTACCCTCGTCTACCGTGGCATCGTGTTCCAGCTCAACTTTGACCAGACGGTGAGGCACGAGGAGAGGTTCAGAGCAGTGAGGAAGAAGGatgatctggtggtggtggtacaggtGCACAACAGACCTGACTACCTGAGGCTGCTGGTGGAGAGTCTGAGGAAGGCCCGGGGCGTGGAGAGCATCCTGCTCATCTTCAGCCATGACTTCTGGTCCCCCGAGATCAACCAAGTGGTGGCCTCGGTTGACTTCTGCCAGGTCCTCCAGATCTTCTTCCCCTTCAGCATCCAGCTGTACCCCCAGGAGTTCCCGGGCCACGACCCCAGGGACTGCCCCAGAGACATTCCCAAAATGGACGCCTTAAAGCTGGGTTGCATCAACGCAGAGTACCCCGACTCATTCGGCCACTACCGCGAGGCCAAGTTTTCCCAGACCAAGCACCACTGGTGGTGGAAGCTGCACTTTGTGTGGGACAGGGTCCGGGCGCTGAAGGACCACCGGGGCTTGGTGCTTCTTATCGAGGAGGACCACTTCCTCTCCCCGgacttcctccacctcctcaagCTGATGTCGATCCTGAAGAGGGAGAATTGCCCAGACTGTGACATCCTGTCTCTGGGGAGCTATGGCCACATCAGCTACGCTAGCAAATCCAACAAGGTGGAGGTGAAAGCCTGGAAGTCCACCGAGCACAACATGGGCATGGCTCTGAGCAGGGAGACCTACCAGAAGCTCCTCCAATGCACTGATTCCTTCTGCACCTACGACGACTACAACTGGGATTGGTCCTTGCAGCACCTGACCGTGACCTGTTTGCCCTCCTACTGGAAGGTCATGGTGAGCGAGGCGCCCCGTGTCTTCCACGCCGGGGACTGCGGAATGCACCACAAGAAGTCTGTGTGCATGCCATCCAGCCAAAAGTCCAAGATAGAGAACATCCTTCAGAGCAGCAGCAATCAGTTGTTCCCCAAGAACTTGCTGATCACTAAGAGACTGCCAGCTAACGGGGCAGGGGGGGTGGCGCCCCATGTGAAGAACGGGGGCTGGGGGGACATTAGGGACCATGAACTCTGCAAGAGCTACCTTCGATTACAGTGa